From Micromonospora rhizosphaerae, the proteins below share one genomic window:
- the paaK gene encoding phenylacetate--CoA ligase PaaK encodes MQDRTPRPEELEPIERASVDELRALQLDRLRWSLRHAYDNVPHYRRAFEAAGVHPDDCRELADLAKFPFTGKAELRENYPFGMFAVPRERVARVHASSGTTGRPTVVGYTRDDVTTWARLMARSIRASGGRPGDRVHVAYGYGLFTGGLGAHYGAEELGCTVIPVSGGMTERQVMLIRDFEPDVIMVTPSYMLAIVDEMERQGVDPRTTSLKVGIFGAEPWTEDMRREMEQRLDMHAVDIYGLSEVMGPGVANECVETKDGLHLWEDHFYPEIIDPVTGEVLPDGEQGELVITSLTKEAMPVVRYRTRDLTRLLPGTARPMRRIEKITGRTDDMMIVRGVNVFPTQIEELILRTPALSPHFQCVLDRQGRMDTLTVKVERRAGVAPDVAARAGAALVEQVKNTIGVSVAVQVIEPDGVERSMGKMRRIIDQRRGG; translated from the coding sequence GTGCAGGACCGGACTCCACGGCCGGAGGAGTTGGAGCCGATCGAGCGGGCGTCCGTGGACGAGCTGCGGGCGCTGCAACTGGACCGGCTGCGCTGGTCGCTGCGGCACGCGTACGACAACGTGCCGCACTACCGCCGGGCCTTCGAGGCGGCGGGGGTCCATCCGGACGACTGCCGGGAGCTCGCCGACCTGGCCAAATTCCCGTTCACCGGAAAGGCCGAGCTGCGGGAGAACTACCCGTTCGGCATGTTCGCGGTGCCCCGCGAGCGGGTCGCCCGGGTGCACGCCTCCTCCGGCACCACCGGCCGCCCCACCGTGGTCGGCTACACCCGGGACGATGTGACCACCTGGGCCCGGCTGATGGCCCGGTCGATCCGCGCCTCCGGCGGCCGCCCCGGCGACCGGGTGCACGTGGCGTACGGCTACGGGCTCTTCACCGGCGGGCTCGGCGCGCACTACGGCGCCGAGGAGCTGGGCTGCACGGTCATCCCGGTCTCCGGCGGCATGACCGAGCGTCAGGTGATGCTGATCCGCGACTTCGAGCCGGACGTCATCATGGTCACCCCCAGCTACATGCTGGCGATCGTGGACGAGATGGAACGCCAGGGCGTCGACCCGCGGACCACCTCGCTCAAGGTCGGCATCTTCGGGGCCGAGCCGTGGACCGAGGACATGCGCCGGGAGATGGAACAGCGGCTCGACATGCACGCCGTGGACATCTACGGGCTGTCCGAAGTGATGGGCCCGGGCGTGGCCAACGAGTGCGTGGAGACCAAGGACGGGCTGCACCTCTGGGAGGACCACTTCTACCCGGAGATCATCGATCCGGTCACGGGGGAGGTGCTGCCCGACGGTGAGCAGGGCGAGCTGGTGATCACCTCGCTCACCAAGGAGGCCATGCCCGTGGTCCGCTACCGCACCCGCGACCTCACCCGGCTGCTGCCCGGCACCGCCCGGCCGATGCGCCGGATCGAGAAGATCACCGGGCGGACCGACGACATGATGATCGTCCGCGGGGTGAACGTCTTCCCGACCCAGATCGAGGAGCTGATCCTGCGTACCCCGGCGTTGTCGCCGCACTTCCAGTGCGTGCTGGACCGGCAGGGCCGGATGGACACCCTCACCGTCAAGGTGGAGCGCCGGGCCGGGGTGGCCCCGGACGTGGCGGCCCGGGCCGGCGCGGCGCTGGTCGAACAGGTCAAGAACACCATCGGGGTCAGCGTCGCGGTGCAGGTGATCGAGCCGGACGGGGTGGAACGGTCGATGGGCAAGATGCGCCGGATCATCGACCAGCGGCGGGGTGGCTGA
- the crcB gene encoding fluoride efflux transporter CrcB: protein MTVLLITIGAALGAPLRYLTDRAVQARHDSTFPWGTLTVNVLGSLLLGAVAAVPADPEVTALVGTGFCGALTTWSTLSYETLRLTREGARFHALANTLASVVAGLGAASLGYAVTRALAG, encoded by the coding sequence GTGACGGTCCTGCTGATCACGATCGGGGCGGCGCTCGGCGCGCCGCTGCGCTACCTGACCGACCGGGCGGTGCAGGCCCGGCACGACTCGACCTTCCCGTGGGGGACGCTCACCGTCAACGTGCTGGGTTCGCTGCTGCTCGGCGCGGTCGCCGCCGTCCCGGCCGACCCGGAGGTGACCGCGCTGGTCGGCACCGGCTTCTGTGGCGCCCTCACCACCTGGTCCACGCTCAGCTACGAGACGCTGCGGCTGACCCGGGAGGGCGCCCGCTTCCACGCCCTGGCCAACACGCTGGCCAGCGTGGTCGCGGGGCTGGGTGCGGCCTCGCTCGGCTACGCCGTCACCCGCGCCCTGGCCGGCTGA
- a CDS encoding FAD-dependent monooxygenase, which translates to MSSPEAGPDPVVVIGAGPVGQTAALLLARWGVPVTVLDARPERDAVGSKAICQQRDVLDVWEAVGAGRLIADPGVTWERARTYYRDAELFCLTFADRGRSPFPPFVNVSQSHTEQVLDQRIAATRTIEVRWGHEVTGISQDADGVTVTCRTGEGERRVRAPYVLACAGARGDAVRRTLGVTFGGRSFDDQFLICDIRADLGEWANERRFYFDPAWNPGRQVLIHPCPDSTYRIDWQVPADFDLDRERDSGALDRRIRQVIGDRPYEVVWSSVYRFHSRLVDRMRVGRVLLAGDCAHLVAPFGARGLNSGVQDAENAAWKIAFVLRGWAPPALLPTYEAERSAAAAENLAVTSATMDFLVPHDEPARQRRRDVLDRALTDPAARGQVDSGRLAEPYWYVDSPLTTPHADRTFPGRPPRGEAPPVVPGVLVPDAPVTVPDEPGVTRLRQLVRDGVLVLTSEATDLLDALVDAARPAPVRVLAIPEIDPTGLLAGALEARAGEAMVIRPDGHLAAVVRSDDMAVSAAVRRALGLTLPRQAVVPPRAGEEARAG; encoded by the coding sequence ATGAGCAGTCCGGAGGCGGGACCGGACCCGGTCGTCGTGATCGGCGCGGGGCCGGTCGGCCAGACGGCCGCCCTGCTGCTGGCCCGGTGGGGCGTACCGGTGACCGTGCTCGACGCGCGTCCGGAGCGGGACGCTGTCGGATCCAAGGCGATCTGCCAGCAGCGCGACGTGCTGGACGTGTGGGAGGCGGTGGGTGCCGGCCGGTTGATCGCCGACCCGGGCGTCACCTGGGAACGGGCCCGCACGTACTACCGGGACGCGGAACTGTTCTGCCTGACCTTCGCCGACCGTGGCCGGTCGCCGTTCCCACCCTTCGTCAACGTCTCGCAGTCCCACACCGAGCAGGTCCTCGACCAGCGGATCGCCGCGACCCGGACGATCGAGGTGCGCTGGGGGCACGAGGTCACCGGGATCAGCCAGGACGCGGACGGCGTGACGGTGACCTGCCGTACCGGCGAGGGTGAGCGGCGGGTGCGGGCCCCGTACGTCCTCGCCTGCGCCGGTGCCCGGGGGGACGCGGTCCGCCGGACGCTGGGGGTGACCTTCGGCGGCCGGTCCTTCGACGACCAGTTCCTGATCTGCGACATCCGCGCCGACCTCGGTGAGTGGGCGAACGAGCGGCGGTTCTACTTCGACCCGGCGTGGAACCCGGGCCGCCAGGTGCTCATCCACCCGTGCCCCGACTCGACGTACCGAATCGACTGGCAGGTGCCGGCGGACTTCGACCTGGACCGGGAACGGGACAGCGGCGCGCTCGACCGGCGGATCCGCCAGGTGATCGGCGACCGGCCGTACGAGGTGGTGTGGTCGTCGGTCTACCGGTTCCATTCCCGGCTGGTCGACCGGATGCGGGTCGGGCGGGTGCTGCTCGCCGGTGACTGCGCCCACCTGGTGGCGCCGTTCGGCGCGCGGGGGTTGAATTCCGGCGTGCAGGACGCCGAGAACGCCGCCTGGAAGATCGCCTTCGTCCTGCGTGGCTGGGCGCCCCCGGCGCTGCTGCCGACGTACGAGGCGGAACGGAGCGCGGCCGCGGCGGAGAATCTCGCCGTGACCAGCGCCACGATGGACTTCCTGGTCCCCCACGACGAGCCGGCGCGGCAGCGCCGGCGGGACGTCCTGGACCGGGCGCTCACCGACCCGGCGGCCCGCGGCCAGGTCGATTCCGGGCGGCTGGCGGAGCCGTACTGGTACGTCGACTCCCCCCTGACCACCCCGCACGCGGACCGGACCTTCCCCGGCCGCCCACCTCGCGGAGAGGCGCCGCCGGTCGTACCCGGGGTGCTGGTGCCCGACGCGCCGGTGACCGTTCCCGACGAGCCCGGGGTGACCCGGCTGCGCCAACTCGTCCGCGACGGGGTTCTGGTGCTCACCAGCGAGGCGACCGACCTGCTCGATGCCCTGGTGGACGCGGCGCGCCCGGCACCGGTGCGGGTACTGGCGATACCGGAGATCGACCCGACCGGCCTGCTCGCCGGGGCGCTGGAGGCGCGGGCCGGGGAGGCGATGGTGATCAGGCCGGACGGGCATCTCGCCGCCGTCGTCCGGTCCGACGACATGGCGGTGTCCGCCGCGGTACGCCGCGCGCTCGGGCTCACCCTGCCACGGCAGGCGGTCGTGCCGCCGCGCGCCGGCGAGGAGGCGCGCGCCGGTTAG
- a CDS encoding ABC transporter substrate-binding protein: protein MTAAAATLLLTIAGCAEKDVAEGGGDSSGPIKIGAVLDITGAGASLGVPERKTLELLTKQVNQAGGINGRKIELIVEDNQSTEDGAAKAMNEMVSKKVDIVLGASRTGPSLAMRPVAESSKTPMISLAANVKVTKGATWVFKTAQNDAVVLENIVEHAKAKGWKTIGLLRDASGYGEGVAETLTELGKADGISVVKVEKFAPDATDFTAQMINIRNAKADMNLIWGIPPAAGLAQKAYRQLNISAPVVQSHGIGNQVFLDTAAASADGLVAPLGRLLVADQLPDSDPQKTVLTKFLADYQQAYNEKPSTFAGHAYDAFQLAMDAFKAVGTDKQKVRDHLEKVDGFVGVTGVYKMTPEDHSGLTKEALVLVTVSGGKWQILQDK from the coding sequence ATGACGGCGGCGGCGGCGACGCTGCTGCTCACCATCGCCGGCTGTGCCGAGAAGGACGTCGCGGAAGGCGGCGGCGACAGCAGCGGCCCGATCAAGATCGGCGCCGTGCTCGACATCACCGGCGCCGGCGCGAGCCTCGGCGTACCCGAGCGCAAGACACTGGAGCTGCTGACCAAGCAGGTGAACCAGGCCGGTGGCATCAACGGCCGCAAGATCGAGCTGATCGTCGAGGACAACCAGTCCACCGAGGACGGCGCTGCCAAGGCCATGAACGAGATGGTCAGCAAGAAGGTCGACATCGTGCTCGGCGCCAGCCGTACCGGCCCGAGCCTGGCGATGCGGCCGGTGGCGGAGTCGAGCAAAACCCCGATGATCTCGCTCGCCGCCAACGTCAAGGTCACCAAGGGCGCGACGTGGGTCTTCAAGACGGCCCAGAACGACGCGGTCGTGCTGGAGAACATCGTCGAGCACGCGAAGGCCAAGGGCTGGAAGACGATCGGTCTGCTGCGGGACGCGTCCGGATACGGCGAGGGGGTGGCGGAGACCCTCACCGAGCTCGGCAAGGCCGACGGGATCTCGGTCGTGAAGGTCGAGAAGTTCGCCCCGGACGCCACCGACTTCACCGCCCAGATGATCAACATCCGCAACGCCAAGGCGGACATGAACCTCATCTGGGGCATCCCGCCGGCGGCCGGGCTCGCCCAGAAGGCCTACCGGCAGCTCAACATCAGCGCCCCCGTCGTGCAGAGCCACGGCATCGGCAACCAGGTCTTCCTGGACACCGCCGCCGCCAGCGCCGACGGCCTGGTCGCCCCGCTGGGCCGGCTCCTGGTCGCCGACCAGCTGCCCGACAGCGACCCGCAGAAAACGGTGCTGACCAAGTTCCTCGCCGACTACCAGCAGGCCTACAACGAGAAGCCGTCCACCTTCGCCGGTCACGCGTACGACGCCTTCCAGCTCGCGATGGACGCGTTCAAGGCGGTCGGCACCGACAAGCAGAAGGTCCGCGACCACCTGGAGAAGGTCGACGGGTTCGTGGGCGTCACCGGCGTCTACAAGATGACGCCGGAGGACCACTCGGGCCTGACCAAGGAGGCTCTGGTGCTGGTCACCGTCTCCGGGGGCAAGTGGCAGATCCTGCAGGACAAGTAG
- a CDS encoding MBL fold metallo-hydrolase, translating into MTSVAKPFASSADVQEKTETLEVIADGVYALTAEGDPNVGAIEGEDFVVAFEARATPVMARRWLDRLREHTDKPVKYLLLSHYHAVRVLGASAFDADVIIAHDQTRRLIAERGRQDWESERGRMPRLFTGEETVPGLTWPDVTFTDRLTIDLGGGRGEVVLQYCGRGHTAGDIVLWLPRQRVLFAGDLVEAQAALYTGDAFHADWSTGTLDRVREFGAEALVGGRGAVANGRAAVDAAIDQTRDFLLVMREKVGEVHAAGGSLKDAFESTHATLAPRYGRWPIFEHCLPFNVQRLWDELDGVDWPRIWTAERDREVWNELQG; encoded by the coding sequence GTGACATCCGTGGCCAAGCCGTTCGCCTCGTCGGCGGATGTGCAGGAGAAGACCGAGACCCTCGAGGTGATCGCCGACGGCGTGTACGCCCTCACCGCCGAGGGCGACCCGAACGTCGGCGCGATCGAGGGCGAGGACTTCGTCGTGGCGTTCGAGGCCCGGGCCACGCCGGTGATGGCCCGCCGCTGGCTGGACAGGCTGCGTGAGCACACCGACAAGCCCGTCAAGTATCTGTTGCTCTCGCACTACCACGCGGTGCGGGTGCTCGGCGCGTCCGCGTTCGACGCCGACGTGATCATCGCCCACGACCAGACCCGGCGGCTCATCGCCGAACGCGGCCGGCAGGACTGGGAGTCCGAGCGGGGCCGGATGCCGCGACTGTTCACCGGTGAGGAGACGGTCCCCGGGCTGACCTGGCCGGATGTCACCTTCACCGACCGGCTGACCATCGACCTCGGCGGCGGCCGGGGCGAGGTGGTGCTGCAGTACTGCGGCCGGGGCCACACCGCCGGCGACATCGTGCTGTGGCTGCCCCGGCAGCGGGTGCTCTTCGCCGGCGACCTGGTCGAGGCGCAGGCGGCGCTCTACACCGGGGACGCCTTCCACGCCGACTGGTCCACCGGCACGCTGGACCGGGTCCGCGAGTTCGGGGCGGAGGCCCTGGTCGGCGGTCGGGGCGCGGTGGCCAACGGACGGGCGGCGGTCGACGCCGCCATCGACCAGACCCGGGACTTCCTGCTGGTGATGCGGGAGAAGGTCGGCGAGGTGCACGCGGCCGGCGGCTCCCTCAAGGACGCCTTCGAGAGCACCCACGCCACTCTCGCTCCCCGGTACGGCAGGTGGCCGATCTTCGAACACTGCCTGCCGTTCAACGTGCAGCGGCTGTGGGACGAACTCGACGGTGTCGACTGGCCGCGTATCTGGACGGCCGAGCGGGACCGTGAGGTGTGGAACGAGCTGCAGGGATGA
- a CDS encoding ABC transporter permease subunit, which produces MTVRIPQPRGGTPTTRTRSRGFGRGEPAGFVVLALLLAAFPLLASESVVNVGVYALIYGLAAIGLTLLMGLAGQVSLGQAAFFAISAYGQAVLVTRYQVPMVVAAIIAVGLAMLAALLVGLPLLRLRGHYLALATLGLGIIVTVAATESEFLGATSGIYGVYKPTFGGRRYDSPAEYFWLLAPVVFLALLLARNIVAGRIGRALGAVNDSEVAAECLGVDTFRLRLQVFVLSAGFAGLAGVAYVHWIGVVNPNAANFPLSVEFLLMSVLGGLGSVWGAIIGAFAVELLDEGLRSLIPTLVPGAEGEVQLVGFGVVLTAVILFVPGGIHEVWRRLLARLQRPAPASDEPAAVGTDVEVDAAPLLAREGRPAAGAPLLQVRDLTRRFGGVTAVNAVSFDVRAGEIFALIGPNGAGKTTCFNMISGVLTPSAGSVRLGDTRIDGRKPHVFARARATRTFQNLQIFRSTTVRGNVSVGRHLRSGAGMLRGALSLPARAEERQIQRSVDELLALTGLAADADRPAADLPFGRQRQLEIARALALEPDLLLLDEPMAGLSGAERHDLVRLLRRLRAGGMAIVLVEHDVEAVLALADRVAVLDDGHLIALGTPDEVRQDPAVLAAYLGVGDDQEEVVASAPGADGEPARKDGA; this is translated from the coding sequence ATGACGGTACGCATTCCGCAGCCCCGCGGCGGAACCCCGACCACCCGGACCCGCTCCCGGGGCTTCGGCCGCGGGGAACCGGCCGGCTTCGTCGTCCTGGCGCTGCTGCTGGCGGCATTCCCGCTGCTGGCCTCCGAGTCGGTGGTCAACGTCGGGGTGTACGCGCTGATCTACGGGCTCGCCGCGATCGGCCTGACCCTGCTGATGGGGCTGGCCGGGCAGGTCAGCCTCGGCCAGGCCGCGTTCTTCGCCATCAGCGCGTACGGGCAGGCGGTCCTGGTCACCAGGTACCAGGTACCCATGGTGGTCGCCGCGATCATCGCGGTCGGCCTGGCCATGCTCGCGGCGCTGCTGGTGGGCCTGCCGCTGCTGCGGCTGCGTGGGCACTACCTGGCGCTGGCCACGCTGGGCCTGGGCATCATCGTCACCGTCGCCGCCACCGAGTCCGAGTTCCTCGGCGCCACCTCCGGCATCTACGGGGTCTACAAGCCGACCTTCGGCGGGCGCCGCTACGACAGCCCCGCCGAGTACTTCTGGCTGCTCGCCCCGGTGGTCTTCCTGGCGTTGCTGCTGGCCCGGAACATCGTCGCCGGGCGGATCGGCCGCGCCCTCGGCGCGGTCAACGACTCCGAGGTCGCCGCCGAGTGCCTGGGCGTCGACACGTTCCGCCTGCGGCTGCAGGTCTTCGTGCTCTCCGCCGGCTTCGCCGGACTGGCCGGCGTCGCGTACGTGCACTGGATCGGGGTGGTCAACCCGAACGCGGCGAACTTCCCGCTCTCGGTGGAGTTCCTGCTGATGTCCGTGCTCGGCGGCCTGGGCAGCGTGTGGGGCGCCATCATCGGCGCGTTCGCGGTCGAACTGCTCGACGAGGGGCTGCGCAGCCTCATCCCCACCCTGGTCCCCGGCGCCGAGGGAGAGGTGCAGCTGGTCGGGTTCGGCGTGGTGCTCACCGCGGTCATCCTGTTCGTACCGGGCGGCATCCACGAGGTGTGGCGGCGGCTGCTCGCCCGCCTCCAACGTCCGGCGCCGGCCAGCGACGAACCGGCCGCGGTCGGCACCGACGTCGAGGTGGACGCGGCGCCCCTGCTCGCCCGGGAGGGCCGGCCCGCGGCGGGGGCACCGCTGCTGCAGGTCCGCGACCTGACCCGCCGCTTCGGCGGCGTGACCGCCGTGAACGCGGTGTCCTTCGACGTACGGGCCGGCGAGATCTTCGCCCTGATCGGCCCGAACGGAGCCGGGAAGACCACCTGCTTCAACATGATCAGCGGCGTCCTGACGCCGTCGGCGGGCTCGGTGCGACTGGGCGACACCCGCATCGACGGTCGGAAGCCACACGTCTTCGCCCGGGCCAGGGCGACGCGGACCTTCCAGAACCTGCAGATCTTCCGCTCCACCACGGTGCGCGGCAACGTGTCGGTCGGTCGCCACCTGCGCAGCGGCGCGGGCATGCTGCGCGGGGCGCTGTCCTTGCCGGCCCGTGCCGAGGAACGCCAGATCCAGCGATCCGTCGACGAACTGCTGGCCCTCACCGGCCTCGCGGCGGACGCCGACCGGCCGGCGGCGGACCTGCCGTTCGGCCGGCAGCGGCAACTGGAGATCGCCCGAGCTCTCGCCCTCGAACCCGATCTGCTGCTGCTCGACGAGCCGATGGCCGGCCTCTCCGGCGCGGAGCGCCACGACCTGGTCCGGCTGCTGCGCCGGCTGCGCGCCGGTGGCATGGCGATCGTGCTGGTGGAGCACGACGTGGAGGCGGTGCTGGCCCTCGCCGACCGGGTCGCGGTGCTCGACGACGGGCACCTGATCGCCCTCGGGACCCCGGACGAGGTGCGGCAGGACCCGGCGGTGCTGGCCGCCTACCTCGGGGTGGGCGACGATCAGGAGGAAGTCGTCGCGTCGGCGCCCGGCGCCGACGGCGAACCGGCCAGGAAGGACGGTGCGTGA
- a CDS encoding branched-chain amino acid ABC transporter permease, protein MSDLLQLLLAGVSIGAVYALIAMGFVAIYTVSEVINLAQGELVALAGLVAISAAGSGMPLPAAIVLAVVTVVIVAALMQRLVIAPVKRMTTLLSIILTLGVSTALKAAMLLIWGPEAKGLTPFPGSDFTVFGVAVRAQYLWILGVTALVAVAVSWFYERTLAGKALRACAEQATAARLVGISISRASLVSFGIAGLLASIAGVLASPVYFSAWDSGLTLGLKGFVAATLGGLTSIRGAIGGALLLGILESLVAGYVDSGLRDAVAFIVLIVVLVVRPGGILGQRAVARV, encoded by the coding sequence ATGAGCGATCTACTCCAACTCCTCCTGGCCGGCGTCTCCATCGGCGCCGTCTACGCCCTGATCGCGATGGGCTTCGTCGCGATCTACACGGTCAGCGAAGTCATCAACCTGGCCCAGGGCGAACTCGTGGCACTGGCGGGGCTGGTCGCGATCAGCGCGGCGGGCAGCGGTATGCCGCTGCCCGCCGCCATCGTGCTGGCCGTCGTCACCGTCGTGATCGTGGCCGCGCTGATGCAGCGACTCGTGATCGCCCCGGTCAAGCGCATGACCACCCTGCTGTCGATCATTCTGACGCTGGGCGTCTCCACCGCGCTCAAGGCCGCCATGCTGCTGATCTGGGGGCCGGAGGCGAAGGGTCTCACCCCCTTCCCCGGCAGCGACTTCACCGTCTTCGGCGTCGCGGTGCGCGCCCAGTACCTGTGGATCCTCGGCGTCACCGCGCTCGTCGCGGTCGCCGTGAGCTGGTTCTACGAGCGGACCCTCGCCGGCAAGGCGTTGCGGGCGTGTGCCGAGCAGGCCACGGCCGCGAGGCTCGTGGGCATTTCGATCTCCCGGGCGTCGCTGGTCTCCTTCGGCATCGCCGGGCTGCTCGCCTCGATCGCCGGAGTGCTGGCCAGTCCCGTCTACTTCAGCGCCTGGGACTCCGGCCTCACGCTCGGGCTCAAGGGCTTCGTCGCCGCCACGCTCGGCGGTCTGACCTCGATCCGGGGTGCGATCGGCGGTGCCCTCCTGCTCGGGATCCTCGAGTCGCTCGTCGCCGGCTACGTCGACTCCGGGCTGCGCGACGCGGTCGCCTTCATCGTCCTGATCGTCGTCCTGGTGGTGCGCCCAGGCGGCATCCTCGGGCAGCGCGCCGTGGCGAGGGTGTGA
- a CDS encoding IclR family transcriptional regulator → MVTHSQTLDRGLRILEALAAADGPRSIAELTQAIDVHRSIVYRMVRTLEAHRLVSRRPDGRYELGFGLSALARSVSPAVQSAALPALSALADDVGMTAFLVVPDGDEVVTLASVEPRRTHVHVAYRPGVRHSVHLGAPGIAVLAGRPPQPGEAERVTEARERGWASSHGEVLSGMRSVAAPVVDNRGEVAAAVAVVYVADESDPADLGKRVIAAAAAVVERLG, encoded by the coding sequence ATGGTGACGCACTCCCAGACCCTGGACCGCGGTTTGCGCATCCTGGAGGCGCTCGCCGCCGCCGACGGTCCGCGATCGATCGCCGAGCTCACCCAGGCCATCGACGTACACCGATCGATCGTCTACCGCATGGTGCGCACGCTGGAGGCCCACCGGCTCGTCAGCCGCCGGCCGGACGGCCGGTACGAACTGGGCTTCGGGCTGTCGGCCCTGGCCCGCTCGGTCAGCCCCGCCGTGCAGTCCGCCGCGCTGCCCGCGTTGTCCGCCCTGGCCGACGACGTCGGCATGACCGCCTTCCTGGTGGTTCCCGACGGCGACGAGGTGGTGACCCTGGCCAGCGTGGAGCCGCGCCGGACCCACGTGCACGTCGCCTACCGCCCGGGGGTGCGGCACTCGGTTCATCTCGGCGCCCCGGGCATCGCCGTCCTCGCCGGGCGGCCCCCGCAGCCTGGCGAAGCGGAGCGGGTCACCGAAGCGCGGGAGCGCGGGTGGGCGTCCTCGCACGGCGAGGTGCTCTCCGGGATGCGGTCGGTCGCCGCGCCCGTGGTCGACAACCGCGGCGAGGTGGCCGCTGCAGTGGCCGTGGTCTATGTGGCGGACGAGAGCGACCCCGCCGACCTGGGTAAACGGGTCATCGCTGCCGCTGCCGCCGTTGTCGAACGGCTGGGTTGA
- a CDS encoding FluC/FEX family fluoride channel: protein MSRPPEFRVDPDVDLHLPADRGELTAHPAAVLGAIAAGGVLGALARAGIQAAFPHHPTGFPWATFGINVTGSLLIGALMAVIGARPTGPLVRPFLGVGLLGGFTTFSAYAVDTQRAVAVGAAGTALAYLAATVVGALLAVWAGDAAAARLLARTGREAR, encoded by the coding sequence GTGTCACGACCGCCCGAGTTCCGCGTCGACCCCGACGTCGACCTGCACCTACCGGCCGACCGGGGTGAGCTGACCGCTCACCCGGCGGCGGTGCTCGGCGCCATCGCCGCCGGCGGCGTGCTCGGCGCGCTGGCCCGGGCCGGCATCCAGGCCGCCTTCCCGCACCACCCGACCGGTTTTCCCTGGGCCACGTTCGGCATCAACGTGACGGGGAGTCTGCTGATCGGGGCGCTGATGGCGGTGATCGGGGCGCGCCCCACCGGCCCCTTGGTGCGGCCGTTTCTGGGCGTCGGGCTGCTCGGCGGCTTCACCACCTTCTCCGCGTACGCGGTGGACACCCAGCGGGCGGTGGCTGTCGGGGCGGCCGGTACGGCCCTGGCGTACCTGGCGGCGACCGTGGTCGGCGCGCTGCTCGCGGTCTGGGCCGGGGACGCCGCCGCAGCCCGGCTGCTGGCTCGGACCGGGCGGGAGGCCCGGTGA
- a CDS encoding ABC transporter ATP-binding protein — MLDVSGLSAGYDKLQVLHEIDLAVADGQLLAVIGANGAGKSTLLRALSGLLRPSAGRITLAGRELTGLSAEAIAAAGLAHVPENRLVFPSLTVSDNLALGGWTRRRDGTAVAARRAQVLELFPRLATRLDQPAGTLSGGEQQMVAIGRGLMAGPKVLVLDEPSLGLAPRLVGEIFAALARLKAEHELAIVLVEQNARAAFRVADEVVVMDRGRVVATGSPAVLADDDRVRSAYLGGNYSTATS; from the coding sequence ATGCTGGACGTCTCCGGGCTGAGCGCGGGGTACGACAAGCTCCAGGTCCTGCACGAGATCGACCTCGCCGTCGCCGACGGTCAACTGCTCGCCGTCATCGGGGCCAACGGCGCGGGCAAGAGCACCCTGCTGCGGGCGCTCTCCGGGCTGCTGCGGCCCTCGGCCGGGCGGATCACGCTGGCCGGGCGGGAGCTCACCGGGCTGAGCGCCGAGGCGATCGCGGCGGCCGGGCTGGCCCACGTACCCGAGAACCGGCTGGTCTTCCCGTCGCTGACGGTGTCGGACAATCTCGCGCTGGGCGGCTGGACCCGGCGCCGCGACGGGACGGCGGTGGCCGCCCGCCGGGCCCAGGTGCTGGAGCTGTTTCCGCGGCTCGCCACCCGGCTCGACCAGCCGGCCGGCACGCTCAGCGGCGGCGAGCAGCAGATGGTGGCGATCGGACGCGGCCTGATGGCCGGACCGAAGGTGCTCGTCCTCGACGAGCCGAGCCTGGGCCTGGCGCCCCGGCTGGTCGGGGAGATCTTCGCCGCGCTGGCCCGGCTGAAGGCCGAGCACGAGCTCGCCATCGTGCTGGTGGAGCAGAACGCCCGGGCCGCGTTCCGGGTCGCCGACGAGGTGGTCGTCATGGACCGGGGACGGGTCGTGGCGACCGGCTCCCCCGCCGTGCTCGCCGACGACGACCGGGTCCGCAGCGCGTATCTCGGTGGGAACTACTCGACCGCGACGTCCTGA
- the paaI gene encoding hydroxyphenylacetyl-CoA thioesterase PaaI codes for MGESGGRNAAHEMFDADVASKGLGIELVSVADGAAVARMRVTAAMLNGHAIGHGGFVFLLADTAFALACNSHGPVTVAAGAEISFLRPVREGDLLEARATERTRYGRSGIYDVTVWRDDEVVAEFRGRSRTLSQGGGAAA; via the coding sequence ATGGGGGAGAGTGGCGGCCGCAACGCGGCCCACGAGATGTTCGACGCCGACGTGGCCTCCAAGGGGCTCGGCATCGAGCTGGTCTCCGTTGCGGACGGTGCGGCGGTGGCCCGGATGCGGGTCACCGCGGCCATGCTCAACGGTCACGCCATCGGCCACGGCGGCTTCGTCTTCCTGCTGGCCGACACCGCCTTCGCGCTGGCCTGCAACAGCCATGGCCCGGTGACCGTCGCGGCCGGCGCCGAGATCAGCTTCCTCCGCCCGGTCCGCGAGGGCGACCTGCTGGAGGCCCGGGCGACCGAGCGCACCCGGTACGGCCGCAGCGGCATCTACGACGTCACCGTCTGGCGGGACGACGAGGTTGTCGCCGAGTTCCGGGGCCGCAGCCGCACCCTGTCCCAGGGCGGTGGAGCGGCGGCCTGA